From Treponema rectale, one genomic window encodes:
- a CDS encoding ABC transporter substrate-binding protein produces the protein MKLNRIFGGIILFTLTFVSVVFTGCSGKEKKHSVELTFFSNLPDRNFGQGLVEQLIIDEFMEENPDIIIKLETLDETAYKTKFHVYCHERLPDIVSVWGQRAFLEEAVLAGKLEPLDSADFKNFGFKEGTLDGFTYEGELYGLPRNTDVALFYYNERMFRDFGWKVPQSFDELFDVAEEIQNHDFVPVGMDGSDGWPLMIFFSDILYDISGKDYRYIVDHAIETHNFSDERILKALNLFCKACSGNLFQKNFTQDDYGAAQNFFLSGKSAMYYMGSWETSMAVNTTYWNEITPYIRVIKFPSINKDSPGKSGVLAWYGGGYAVSADSLHKKEAVKFLKFMFAPERLSRLGLKNAVGISAQNESDFLYETDVPCLTELVRIAESADDYSGSPLNDRGNLDFKYLCEANILRLASGQITPEEFIKLLEREGAY, from the coding sequence ATGAAGCTTAACAGAATTTTTGGTGGAATAATTTTATTTACATTAACTTTTGTCTCTGTTGTATTCACCGGTTGTTCCGGTAAAGAAAAAAAGCATTCGGTTGAACTGACTTTCTTTTCCAATCTACCGGACAGGAATTTCGGCCAGGGGCTTGTAGAACAGCTCATAATTGATGAATTTATGGAAGAAAATCCTGATATTATAATTAAGCTTGAGACTCTTGATGAAACTGCATATAAAACTAAATTTCATGTTTATTGTCATGAAAGGCTTCCGGATATTGTAAGTGTTTGGGGGCAGAGGGCTTTTCTTGAAGAGGCAGTCCTTGCAGGAAAATTAGAACCTCTTGATTCTGCTGATTTTAAAAACTTCGGATTTAAGGAAGGGACACTGGACGGTTTTACTTATGAGGGAGAACTGTACGGTCTTCCACGGAATACGGACGTAGCTCTCTTCTATTATAATGAAAGAATGTTCCGTGATTTCGGCTGGAAAGTTCCCCAGTCTTTTGATGAGCTGTTTGATGTTGCGGAAGAAATTCAGAATCACGATTTTGTTCCTGTCGGGATGGATGGAAGTGACGGCTGGCCGCTCATGATTTTCTTTTCTGATATTCTTTATGATATTTCAGGAAAAGATTACAGATATATAGTAGATCATGCCATTGAAACCCATAATTTTTCTGATGAACGGATTCTTAAGGCGTTGAATCTTTTCTGTAAGGCCTGTTCGGGAAATCTTTTTCAGAAAAACTTTACTCAGGATGATTATGGTGCTGCACAGAATTTCTTTCTGTCTGGAAAATCAGCCATGTATTACATGGGAAGCTGGGAAACTTCAATGGCAGTTAATACCACTTACTGGAATGAAATTACACCATATATACGTGTGATAAAATTTCCTTCTATTAATAAGGATTCTCCTGGAAAATCCGGAGTACTTGCCTGGTATGGCGGCGGTTATGCAGTTTCTGCTGATTCCCTTCATAAAAAGGAAGCCGTAAAATTTTTAAAGTTTATGTTTGCTCCGGAACGACTGTCCCGTTTAGGATTAAAAAATGCGGTTGGAATTTCTGCACAGAATGAAAGTGACTTTCTTTACGAAACGGATGTACCTTGTCTCACGGAACTTGTAAGGATTGCCGAATCTGCAGATGATTATTCAGGTTCTCCTCTTAATGACAGAGGTAATCTTGATTTTAAATATTTGTGTGAGGCAAACATTCTGCGTCTTGCTTCAGGACAGATAACGCCCGAAGAGTTTATAAAGCTTCTGGAACGAGAAGGGGCATACTGA
- a CDS encoding glycosyl hydrolase, with protein sequence MKKILTAALLLSGTFLSFSLPSPAKRGMCYNSFTESEIKTLEESNVTWAYNWYQNPGKDKIGPDHKIEFMPMIWGAGEDFDEMVTRTKEYLAANKNVKCLLGFNEPMMKAQYGGCALTPKEAAEKWPVLEQIAEEYKVELAGPALTWGFEPLSDGKIYGAPEAWMDEFISEYKKLNKNKEPRYDYLVLHSYMDYPSAVMWFCSTYGNRYNKKVLLTEFCAWDQDPNQIPHQDKNEQITAMTQKVEAMDTEEIVEGYAWFMSHAEAEKIPYNSVFTKKGSDGSLTDLGKVYLYMTDVSRSKTFTAGEVIPAYEYSSSSNYNTTVGEKCDDGIRFNTPVGIAPATDRGDKKLYKKIPLELGNFSNKRFANYKVNIPSSKKYTVSLRIMTDREELYIISADGKEIVQKEIPSTKGKWKTVTLEAELSEGIRELQIKTLGNARTAKFYWFTIE encoded by the coding sequence ATGAAAAAAATTTTAACGGCTGCACTTTTATTATCAGGAACCTTTCTCTCATTCAGCCTGCCTTCACCTGCAAAGCGGGGAATGTGCTACAACAGTTTTACGGAGAGCGAAATAAAAACACTGGAAGAAAGTAATGTTACATGGGCCTACAACTGGTATCAGAATCCGGGAAAAGATAAAATAGGTCCTGACCATAAGATTGAATTCATGCCTATGATATGGGGTGCCGGAGAAGATTTTGATGAAATGGTTACCCGCACAAAGGAATATCTTGCCGCAAACAAAAACGTAAAATGCCTTCTGGGGTTTAATGAACCAATGATGAAAGCTCAGTACGGAGGATGTGCCCTGACACCGAAGGAAGCCGCAGAAAAATGGCCTGTACTTGAACAGATTGCGGAAGAATACAAAGTAGAACTTGCAGGTCCTGCACTGACCTGGGGATTCGAACCTCTTTCTGACGGAAAAATATATGGCGCACCGGAAGCATGGATGGATGAATTCATCTCAGAATACAAAAAACTTAATAAAAACAAAGAACCGAGATATGATTATCTCGTACTCCACAGCTACATGGATTACCCTTCTGCCGTAATGTGGTTCTGCAGCACCTACGGAAACAGATACAATAAAAAAGTTCTCCTTACGGAATTCTGTGCATGGGATCAGGATCCTAACCAGATTCCTCATCAGGATAAGAATGAACAGATTACTGCAATGACACAGAAAGTAGAAGCAATGGATACGGAAGAAATCGTAGAAGGTTACGCCTGGTTCATGTCCCACGCAGAAGCAGAAAAAATTCCATACAATTCTGTATTTACAAAAAAAGGTTCTGACGGAAGTCTTACGGATTTAGGAAAAGTCTATCTCTACATGACAGATGTAAGCAGAAGCAAAACTTTTACAGCAGGAGAAGTAATTCCTGCATATGAATATTCATCATCAAGCAACTACAACACAACTGTAGGAGAAAAATGTGACGACGGAATCCGGTTCAACACACCTGTAGGAATCGCTCCGGCAACAGACAGGGGAGATAAAAAACTGTACAAGAAAATTCCTCTTGAGCTGGGAAACTTTTCTAATAAAAGATTTGCCAACTATAAAGTTAATATTCCTTCTTCAAAAAAATATACAGTAAGCCTGCGCATCATGACTGACAGGGAGGAACTTTACATAATAAGTGCAGACGGAAAAGAAATAGTACAGAAAGAAATTCCTTCAACAAAAGGAAAATGGAAGACTGTAACACTTGAAGCTGAACTGAGTGAAGGCATCCGGGAACTTCAGATTAAAACTCTGGGAAATGCCCGGACAGCAAAATTCTACTGGTTTACAATTGAATAG